In a single window of the Streptomyces sp. HUAS ZL42 genome:
- a CDS encoding glycoside hydrolase family 6 protein codes for MSVSRGVAAVLGAALLVTGCSSGGGDGQEEAGARITQQPKEADPFWVNPDGNAAEQVADYEKSGKDENAEQIRKIAEQPTGEWIGPEKPEEEARGFTEAADKAGRTALLVLYNIPHRDCGQYSQGGAADGDAYRAWIEGVAKGIGDRSATVILEPDAVLHLVDGCTQEEFHEERYDLLKGAVGKLKSLKNTKVYLDAGNPGWQHPDQIFEPLRRAGVDQADGFAVNVSNFYSTQDSLAYGKQLSAKVGGKHFVIDTSRNGNGPYTDGDPNERWCNPPGRALGEAPTVKTADPLVDAYLWVKRPGESDGECKGGPKAGEWWADYALKLARASK; via the coding sequence ATGTCCGTCAGCAGGGGGGTAGCGGCGGTGCTGGGGGCCGCGCTGCTCGTGACCGGGTGTTCCTCGGGGGGCGGGGACGGCCAGGAGGAGGCGGGTGCCCGGATCACCCAGCAGCCCAAGGAGGCCGACCCGTTCTGGGTCAATCCGGACGGGAACGCGGCAGAGCAGGTCGCCGACTACGAGAAGTCCGGCAAGGACGAGAACGCCGAGCAGATCCGCAAGATAGCGGAGCAGCCGACCGGCGAGTGGATCGGGCCGGAGAAGCCGGAGGAGGAGGCCCGCGGCTTCACCGAGGCCGCCGACAAGGCCGGCCGCACGGCGCTGCTGGTCCTCTACAACATCCCGCACCGCGACTGCGGCCAGTACTCCCAGGGCGGCGCCGCGGACGGCGACGCCTACCGCGCCTGGATCGAGGGCGTGGCCAAGGGCATCGGGGACCGCTCGGCGACGGTGATCCTGGAACCGGACGCCGTACTGCACCTCGTGGACGGCTGCACCCAGGAGGAGTTCCACGAGGAGCGCTACGACCTCCTCAAGGGTGCCGTCGGCAAGCTGAAGTCACTGAAGAACACCAAGGTCTACCTCGACGCCGGCAACCCCGGCTGGCAGCACCCCGACCAGATCTTCGAGCCCCTCCGGCGGGCGGGCGTCGACCAGGCGGACGGCTTCGCCGTCAACGTCTCCAACTTCTACTCGACCCAGGACTCCCTCGCGTACGGCAAGCAGTTGTCCGCGAAGGTGGGCGGCAAGCACTTCGTCATAGACACCAGCCGCAACGGCAACGGCCCGTACACGGACGGAGATCCGAACGAGCGCTGGTGCAACCCGCCGGGCCGGGCTCTGGGCGAAGCCCCGACGGTGAAGACGGCGGATCCGCTGGTCGACGCGTACCTGTGGGTCAAGCGCCCGGGAGAGTCGGACGGCGAGTGCAAGGGCGGCCCGAAGGCGGGCGAGTGGTGGGCGGACTACGCACTGAAGCTGGCCCGGGCCTCCAAGTGA
- a CDS encoding galactose oxidase-like domain-containing protein: MNDRAGHRRARRLAIGTAVVLALAGMNGPWLYRFGTEQYHQYKINRPEYKADNGKWEIVEFPEEYRQNTIHAALLHTGKVLLVAGSGNNQDNFDAKKFDTRIWDPVKGTIKKVPTPSDLFCTGHTQLANGNLLIAGGTKRYEKLKGDVTKAGGLMIVHNENPDKPITLPAGTRFTGKENGKTFVSKDPVLVPRAKKVFDKATGKFLRNDPGLGRIYVEAQKKGAKYETGTQDNYTVQGLTGADARNTYGIAQKLALDKKDFQGIRDAYEFDPVAEKYIKVDPMKEARWYPTLTTLSDGKILSVSGLDDIGQLVPGKNEIFDPKTKTWTYTSKVRQFPTYPALFLMQNGKIFYSGSNAGYGPDNVGREPGVWDVDTNKFTKLPGLSDPKLMETSGTVLLAPAQDEKYMVIGGGGVGESRLSSKKTRIIDLKAAGPRFVDGPSLEKGTRYAQASVLPDDTVLVSGGSEDYRGRGDSNILQARLYHPDTNTFARVADPLVGRNYHSGSILLPDGRVMFFGSDSLFGDKANTKPGKFEQRIEIYTPPYLYRDARPELSGGPQTIARGKSGTFTSQHASTIKKVRLIRPSASTHVTDVDQRSIALDFKTSGDKITVTVPTNKNLVQSGWYMLFVDDDQGTPSEAQWVKVP; encoded by the coding sequence ATGAACGACCGTGCCGGCCACCGCCGCGCCCGTCGACTCGCGATCGGCACGGCGGTGGTCCTCGCGCTGGCCGGAATGAACGGGCCGTGGCTGTACCGCTTCGGGACGGAGCAGTACCACCAGTACAAGATCAACAGACCGGAGTACAAAGCCGACAACGGCAAGTGGGAGATCGTCGAGTTCCCCGAGGAATACCGGCAGAACACCATCCACGCGGCGCTCCTGCACACCGGCAAGGTGCTGCTGGTCGCCGGCTCCGGCAACAACCAGGACAACTTCGACGCGAAGAAGTTCGACACCCGGATCTGGGACCCGGTCAAGGGCACCATCAAGAAGGTGCCCACGCCCAGCGATCTGTTCTGCACCGGCCACACCCAACTGGCCAACGGCAACCTGCTGATCGCGGGCGGCACCAAGCGCTACGAGAAGCTGAAGGGGGACGTCACCAAGGCCGGCGGCCTGATGATCGTCCACAACGAGAACCCGGACAAGCCGATCACGCTGCCCGCGGGCACCAGGTTCACCGGCAAGGAGAACGGCAAGACGTTCGTCTCCAAGGACCCGGTGCTGGTGCCGCGCGCGAAGAAGGTGTTCGACAAGGCGACCGGAAAGTTCCTGCGCAACGACCCCGGTCTGGGCCGTATCTACGTCGAGGCGCAGAAGAAGGGCGCCAAGTACGAGACCGGCACCCAGGACAACTACACCGTCCAGGGCCTGACGGGTGCGGACGCGCGCAACACGTACGGCATCGCGCAGAAGCTCGCGCTCGACAAGAAGGACTTCCAGGGGATCCGGGACGCCTACGAGTTCGACCCGGTCGCAGAGAAGTACATCAAGGTCGACCCGATGAAGGAGGCCCGCTGGTACCCGACGCTCACCACCCTGAGCGACGGGAAGATCCTCAGCGTCTCCGGCCTCGACGACATCGGGCAGCTCGTGCCGGGCAAGAACGAGATCTTCGACCCGAAGACGAAGACGTGGACGTACACCTCGAAGGTCCGTCAGTTCCCGACGTACCCGGCGCTGTTCCTCATGCAGAACGGCAAGATCTTCTATTCGGGTTCGAACGCGGGCTACGGGCCGGACAACGTGGGGCGCGAACCGGGCGTCTGGGACGTCGACACCAACAAGTTCACCAAGCTTCCCGGGCTCAGCGACCCGAAGTTGATGGAGACCTCGGGGACCGTGCTGCTCGCGCCCGCGCAGGACGAGAAGTACATGGTGATCGGCGGTGGCGGGGTCGGCGAGTCCAGGCTGTCCAGCAAGAAGACGCGGATCATCGATCTGAAGGCGGCCGGTCCCCGGTTCGTGGACGGGCCGTCGCTGGAGAAGGGCACGCGGTACGCGCAGGCCTCGGTGCTGCCCGACGACACCGTGCTGGTTTCCGGGGGTTCGGAGGACTACCGCGGGCGGGGTGACTCCAACATCTTGCAGGCCCGGCTCTACCATCCGGACACGAACACGTTCGCCCGGGTCGCCGATCCGCTGGTGGGCCGGAACTACCACTCCGGGTCGATCCTGCTCCCCGACGGGCGGGTGATGTTCTTCGGCTCCGACTCGCTGTTCGGCGACAAGGCGAACACGAAGCCGGGGAAGTTCGAGCAGCGGATCGAGATCTACACGCCGCCCTATCTCTACCGGGACGCCCGACCCGAGCTGTCGGGCGGTCCGCAGACCATCGCGCGCGGGAAGTCGGGGACGTTCACCTCACAGCACGCGTCGACGATCAAGAAGGTGCGGCTGATCCGGCCGAGTGCGTCCACGCATGTCACCGACGTGGATCAGCGGTCGATCGCGCTGGACTTCAAGACGTCCGGCGACAAGATCACGGTGACGGTGCCCACGAACAAGAACCTGGTGCAGTCCGGGTGGTACATGCTGTTCGTGGACGATGACCAGGGGACGCCGTCCGAGGCGCAGTGGGTCAAGGTGCCGTAG
- a CDS encoding glycosyltransferase family 2 protein produces MTSTPTGARQEFDPSQTTQLRVPSHRTGTTGTFRRIRKTLPKYDYEHYSRLAGPLTQPDPTKPYKVQYRSLLSQEPHRIRAALMLGAAPLLSLVLLAWLLQPEHWTERDYPAFSWLPALDVVMLVSIGLIEFFRCMNVLSNAHATLVARDPIPVVPETGTRVAFLTSFVPGKEPLEMVTKTLEAAVRLRHRGLLHVWLLDEGDDPEVKAVCERLGVHHFSRKGVEKWNRPKGPHRAKTKHGNYNAWLEAHGGDYDFFASVDTDHVPLPNYLERMLGFFRDPDVGFVIGPQVYGNYDNFVTKAAESQQFLFHALIQRAGNRYGGPMFVGTSNAVRIKALKQIGGLYDSITEDMATGFEIHRHKNPVTGKKWQSVYTPDVLAVGEGPSAWTDFFTQQMRWSRGTYETILKQYWKGWYSLPPGKLFNYTMMIIFYPISALNWILAALSCALFLGLGASGVNIDPTVWLMLYGNASALQIGLYIWNRRHNVSPHEPEGSGGVAGMVMSALSAPLYAKALIDSLLRRKSKFVVTPKGDSASPDRWFGTFRYHWYFILIFGASIGAGFVYGHSHPAMITWASFALLITATPIFVWRLMLREEKKQPAATVPQQRTAEPAQATGAAVPHPAQRPHGHGPAHRPSWVAPDEGGDQTMQIALGGLGGHKE; encoded by the coding sequence ATGACGTCGACGCCGACGGGCGCCCGGCAGGAATTCGACCCGTCACAGACCACTCAGCTGAGGGTGCCTTCGCATCGAACCGGCACCACGGGGACGTTCCGCCGGATCAGAAAGACACTGCCGAAATACGACTACGAGCATTACAGCCGGCTGGCGGGCCCCCTCACCCAGCCCGATCCGACCAAGCCGTACAAGGTGCAGTACCGCTCGCTGCTCTCGCAGGAGCCGCACCGCATCCGGGCCGCGCTGATGCTCGGCGCCGCACCGCTGCTCTCCCTGGTCCTGCTCGCCTGGCTGCTGCAGCCGGAGCACTGGACGGAGCGCGACTACCCCGCTTTCTCCTGGCTGCCGGCGCTCGACGTCGTCATGCTGGTCTCGATCGGTCTGATCGAGTTCTTCCGCTGCATGAACGTACTGTCGAACGCGCACGCCACGCTGGTCGCCCGCGACCCGATCCCGGTTGTGCCCGAGACCGGCACCAGAGTCGCCTTCCTCACCTCCTTCGTGCCCGGCAAGGAACCGCTGGAGATGGTGACGAAGACCCTGGAGGCCGCCGTACGGCTGCGCCACCGGGGCCTTCTGCACGTATGGCTCCTCGACGAGGGCGACGACCCCGAGGTGAAGGCGGTCTGCGAGCGGCTCGGCGTGCACCACTTCTCCCGCAAGGGCGTCGAGAAGTGGAACCGGCCCAAGGGCCCGCACCGCGCCAAGACGAAGCACGGCAACTACAACGCCTGGCTCGAGGCGCACGGCGGGGACTACGACTTCTTCGCCTCGGTCGACACCGACCACGTGCCGCTGCCCAACTACCTGGAGCGGATGCTCGGGTTCTTCCGCGACCCGGACGTCGGCTTCGTCATCGGCCCGCAGGTGTACGGCAACTACGACAACTTCGTCACCAAGGCCGCCGAGTCGCAGCAGTTCCTCTTCCACGCGCTCATCCAGCGCGCCGGCAACCGCTACGGCGGGCCGATGTTCGTCGGCACGTCGAACGCCGTACGCATCAAGGCGCTCAAGCAGATCGGCGGCCTGTACGACTCGATCACCGAGGACATGGCCACCGGCTTCGAGATCCACCGCCACAAGAACCCGGTCACGGGGAAGAAGTGGCAGTCGGTCTACACGCCGGACGTGCTCGCGGTCGGTGAGGGCCCCAGCGCCTGGACGGACTTCTTCACCCAGCAGATGCGCTGGTCGCGAGGGACGTACGAGACCATCCTCAAGCAGTACTGGAAGGGCTGGTACTCGCTGCCGCCGGGCAAGCTCTTCAACTACACGATGATGATCATCTTCTACCCGATCTCCGCGCTCAACTGGATCCTGGCAGCGCTGAGCTGTGCGCTGTTCCTGGGCCTGGGCGCCTCGGGTGTGAACATCGACCCGACGGTCTGGCTGATGCTGTACGGCAACGCCTCCGCCCTCCAGATCGGCCTGTACATCTGGAACCGCCGCCACAACGTCTCGCCGCACGAGCCGGAGGGCTCCGGCGGTGTGGCCGGCATGGTGATGTCCGCACTGTCGGCGCCGCTCTACGCGAAGGCGCTGATCGACTCCCTCCTGCGCCGCAAGAGCAAGTTCGTGGTCACGCCCAAGGGCGACTCGGCAAGCCCGGACCGGTGGTTCGGGACCTTCCGCTACCACTGGTACTTCATCCTGATCTTCGGCGCGTCGATCGGCGCCGGTTTCGTGTACGGTCACTCGCACCCCGCGATGATCACCTGGGCGTCGTTCGCCCTGCTGATCACCGCGACACCGATCTTCGTCTGGCGCCTCATGCTGCGTGAGGAGAAGAAGCAGCCGGCCGCGACCGTGCCGCAACAGCGCACCGCGGAGCCGGCGCAGGCCACCGGTGCGGCGGTGCCGCACCCGGCGCAGCGGCCGCACGGCCACGGCCCGGCACACAGGCCGAGTTGGGTCGCCCCGGACGAGGGCGGCGACCAGACCATGCAGATCGCCCTTGGTGGGCTGGGGGGACATAAGGAATGA